The sequence TTGATTGTTGTTCCACCCCAGTCACGTTCTTCAACGATGGCTACTTTAAATCCACGACTGGCCAAATTTAAAGCGACAGAACCGCCACCTACTCCGCCTCCAATAACTAGAACATCATATTGCATCTGATCACTCCTATTTGAAGACTTGTCCGGCTTTATATTGAAGATCTTGAGGGGTCTCCTCAGTAGAACTTTCAACATTCTTCTTTGAATGGCTTTGATCATACCAAACTACTGCGGCTTCTTCTTTAGGAAATTGTTCAACTGTTTCTGGACTGATATTCAAATGATCAGAAACCATTTGTGTTGGTGAAGTTGCCAACCATTTGTTTAGAGAAATATCTGAATAAATAGGATTCTTGAATACTTCTAGGAAGATCAAAGGTTCATCACCGATATTCTGGATATAGTGTCCGGCAACTATTGGAATTACACCAACGTCTCCAGCTTGAAAATTAAAGGTTCTAGCAAGTGAGGCAGAATTGAAAACACCCACTTTGGCGTGTCCTTGAACAAAGTAATCCCATTCTTCTGACTTAGGGTGCCAGTGAAGTTCACGCATACCACCTGGTTGAATTTCTACGATTGCAGCTGAAATTGTTTGTGCAACTGGGAAAACTTTTGAATCAATGATCCAGACCTTACCAGCTTCGAACTCGTGTGGTTTCAGATCGTTCATATGGAATGTAAATGGTGAAGGTACGTCGCCATTTGGATTGTTCTTTTTAACTTCAGAAATTGGGCCTGGGACTTCACCATTGAAGATGTATTTTTCCTTACCAGGCAAGTTGGCTAATACACTTTCATCAACTTTGAAATTAGCGGCAATAATATCCTTTGGAGTATGGGCTAACCAATCAGTTAGTAAGAAGGTATTATTTTCAGAGAAATCAGGTTCACTGAATACAAGTAGGAATTCACAACCTTGATCCAAGGCTTGAATTGAATGAGGAATTCCGGCTTCAAAATTCCAAAGGTCTCCGGCATTGATATCATCAATAAAACTACGACCCTCGGCATCTAGCGCTGTTACTCTAGCATTTCCGGCAATCATGAAGGCCCATTCAGCTTCTTTATGCCAATGTAATTCTCTATATGCTCCTGGCTTCAAACACATATCGACTCCAGCTAAATCATGTGAAGCTGGTAGTTCACGATTGGTAACTTCACGTGTCCAACCGCCTTCTTCAATCCTCATATGTGCATCAGAAAAGCTAAAACGTAGATTGGAAACTGTACCATGATCAGTGATTGGTGGTACAAGCAAATCAGGGTTTTGTAAATCACGTTCGTAATTTCTAGGACCTCGATCAATCCAACCCGCATTATCGGCTGTACGCTCAGGTTCAACTCTTCTATTTGACATTTTGTATACCGTCCTTTTTTTGATAACTCAACAGTATAGCAAACGATTTCAAAAGGCAAACGATAACTCAAAAACCAAAAAATTATTTTCAATAATTCATTTAATTGTTGGAAAATGGAGCATATATTCTTTATTATTTGTTTAAATAATCTAGCATAAAAGGTATTTATAATAATTTGTTTGATTTACAAAAATATAAAATCCTAGAAAATAAATATAATATTTTTTTAGAAAAATATTGTCACTTTTTTTAAAATACTGATTTAATAGGATTTATAAATTCAAATTCGACAAGACTTAACCTTCGTTCCCAATTTATATTGCTCAACTATGATTTTAAATCCAATACTTGTAGTTAATTTCTAATTTAAAAATCATGCAAATAACCTTGATTTTTTCAGTAAATTATTTTTATACTTAACGAGTTAAATTCATAATTAAAGGAGGAAAGTGTTTCTAATTTGACATAAATTGTCATTTTAAATATGGAAAATAAAAAAAACAGAGTAGAGAATAAAGCGTTAAGTGTCAAAAAGACGGAATGTGCTTTTGAACGAAAAATTTTTATTTGCGATTTTATTCTCGCATTCGCTGCATAATAACGTGTAGCAGCTCTATACGAGGTGCTTATTATGAACAAAAAAATAAATACTTATTCACTTACAACGATGGGATTACTTATCGCTATGATAATTATCTTAACTAATTATCTAAGTGTTGAAACGCAGTTTTTACGTGTTTCATTTGAATTCATTCCTCAAGCTATTTTAGGAATGCTCTTTGGTCCTTTTTGGGCCGGTATTTCCTCCGTTGTGGCTGATATAATTGGAACGACATTATTTGGAAAAGCTGGATTTTTCATAGGCTTTACTTTAAATGCATTCATTGCAGGTGTATTGTACGGGCTTTTCTTTTATAAAAAAGAAATTACCTTTAAAAATACTTTCATATGTGTGTTATTAAATACTATTATCATTAGCTTATTTTTAACTCCACTGTGGCTCTCAATCATGTACAAGGTTCCTTTTTTCAATATCGGTTTATGGATACCCAGAATTATCAAATCTGTTGCTATGCTCTTTATTCAGACAGGATCCATTAT comes from Companilactobacillus pabuli and encodes:
- a CDS encoding oxalate decarboxylase family bicupin, producing MSNRRVEPERTADNAGWIDRGPRNYERDLQNPDLLVPPITDHGTVSNLRFSFSDAHMRIEEGGWTREVTNRELPASHDLAGVDMCLKPGAYRELHWHKEAEWAFMIAGNARVTALDAEGRSFIDDINAGDLWNFEAGIPHSIQALDQGCEFLLVFSEPDFSENNTFLLTDWLAHTPKDIIAANFKVDESVLANLPGKEKYIFNGEVPGPISEVKKNNPNGDVPSPFTFHMNDLKPHEFEAGKVWIIDSKVFPVAQTISAAIVEIQPGGMRELHWHPKSEEWDYFVQGHAKVGVFNSASLARTFNFQAGDVGVIPIVAGHYIQNIGDEPLIFLEVFKNPIYSDISLNKWLATSPTQMVSDHLNISPETVEQFPKEEAAVVWYDQSHSKKNVESSTEETPQDLQYKAGQVFK
- a CDS encoding folate family ECF transporter S component; protein product: MNKKINTYSLTTMGLLIAMIIILTNYLSVETQFLRVSFEFIPQAILGMLFGPFWAGISSVVADIIGTTLFGKAGFFIGFTLNAFIAGVLYGLFFYKKEITFKNTFICVLLNTIIISLFLTPLWLSIMYKVPFFNIGLWIPRIIKSVAMLFIQTGSIMFFGKSLPLKTLTSRYMVKK